The sequence CGGATCGCCGAATCCATCCGCCACGTTCCTCACCACCTTCTTGAACGCGAAATGCAAGCAATTCGACATCGCGATCCAGCAAAGAATCTCGTACACGAAATCAAAAGCAGGGTCGGAGATCGAATTACCAGACGACTCTTCCCAATTAGCACCTCCGTATCCACCAAAGTTCCACCCCCGACCGCCGCCTCCGGCCCCGAAATATCCATCGCCGTTGTTAAAATCTCCTCCGTCGCTGAAAACGAAGAATCCATCTCCTCCGGAGACGTCGTAATCGCTGATCAGGGATTTCCGTTTGACGCGGCGGGTTCTACGGATGCGTGGTTTGGTCAACGTCCTGGTGGGAGGAGGCCCTGCAGCTAAGATACGGAAAGGGGCGGCGGAGGAAGGCGGCGGCGATGGGGGTTGATCGGATGACGCGTCCGACGGAGACAGGACGTTGCATGGGCGATTGAGGAGGAAATTCGAGAAGGCTAATCCTTGCGTGGAATAAACAACGGATGAAATAGCGTCTGAAATTACAGAGATTTCCATCGAAAAATTTCTTGAGAAATCGGATCTAGGGTTTGGAAATTGAGGGGAGAAATTTCTTGGGAAGAAGATTTTTCTAAGAACACGTAAGTTGAATGAAATTGTGGAGGGGCAAATTTTGGAGgtttctaaataaataaatataatataaattgagctcaaaaaatatatatatatatataatataaatataaattaacaaaatatatgtacatataataaaaaaattataaagctaaggagttttttttttttttttttaatcgagTAAAGCTAAGGAGTTGGTGTTGCAAATCCGGCCCTtggaaaaatgattttttttaaaaatttcttttaattatattttttattatcaatcatcaatcaaaaataaaatatatgaaacTTAAATTTAAAGAATTTATCATTatccttttaaaaaataatttatcattATTAATTTACACACAGACTAAATATCAATGCAATTATGATTATTGATAATTGATAAGGAATAAACTAACTCTTTACCTGGTTGGAAATCGTTGGATGAGATGATGGGAAAATTGAAATATGTAACGTGggcaataaaaaaaactaataaataaaatagttatatattttaattaattatttaaaatatatatcatataagaTAATCTCACGAATTTATGAACGACGATAATAAAAATCCGGATTGGAGTTTCACTTTGGAAGTGGGTTACATTCTTGTCACCTCCTATCAACTTATCTTATATAGATGTCTTATTTGGTCATatagataataaaatatttaaaattgttGAGGTCTTTTCCGCCCACTTATTCGAGCGTTCTTAAAGTTTTTTAATAAACAAGAAAAAGAATCGATTTTCACGTATAATTACCGATTTGAGTTAAACTCAGATACGTTATAACGTTTTCGAGTTATATTTCTAAATTATTTTGGTCGATATTGCCGaactttaatattttatgaatgtaacatattaaataaatatagtttGGAAccaaatttgaatatttattctcGAATAATTTACAAATATGTTCAACTATTTCTAAAATTCTTGTCGAGCCTCTAACTGGAGCAGAATTTCGTCCTCATCTGGCAAAACATTTTTAGGTAAGAAGTTGTAATAAGTCAAACTCATAAATGCACCTAAGAAGAAGTAATGGCAGAAGTAAATCCactaaatattcaaataataatCATCAAGGCATAGTTTGGTAGGCATAATAAgagaataattaataaattatcctTCTCCATCTCATATTtggtataattttaaaaaacccaTGATAAGTCAATGAGCCCTTGATAAATGTTTTGACAAGGGGACTATGTATCCCTTTGATTTGGTGTGATAAAtttaatacaactacaaaaataTTACAAAAAGACATGATTACCCTCCACATATAAAAACATCTAAACTCTAAACACGGCTCATTCTCCTTCACATTACGGTAGGGTTAATTTGTCATTaaaatcgaatatataaatttaatcactcttATTAAAAACATACCAAACATTTACTATAATATCCTATCATTTTACTTatccttaatttatttttatattatatatcatatacTTATCCTATCCGATGTACCAAACTattcatatattattaataatctCACCCTAAATCCtataaaatattcaagtttagTAACACAATGTCTAGTAATCTACGTACCCGATTGTTTACTAATATAgttcaaataatataataattgtaATAATCGCATCCTATCCACGGGAAACACGACCTTTGTATAATTTCAGtttaatataaatcaacaaGACTTCTATTGTGTATTCATGTGTTTGTTTCTTTCACGGTTTCACCACAAatccataaaaaaattcataaaaattcaatcTTTGAACACCCCATTTCAGAAAATTTCACGAAAATCAACAGTAGCAAGAGATGGGGTTGTTTGATTTGGAGAAGCATTTTGCTTTCTACGGAGCTTATCACAGCAATCCCATCAACATACTGATCCATATGATATTTGTTTGGCCGATTCTGTTCACATCTTCGGTTCTTCTATATTTCACGCCACCTTTGTTCAAGCTCTCAGCGATCCAATCACTTGACAATAGTTTCTTGATTTTCAATTACGGGTTCTTGTCCACTGTAATCTATGCCTTTTATTATGTTGGTTTAGATAAAAAGGCTGGTTCTTTGGCTGCGTTCTTGGTTGTTCTCTGTTGGATTGGTAGCAGCGCTCTTGCTCAGAGCCTGGGGTTCTCTTTGGCTTGGagggtaatttttttttttttttgaggtttttgattttgtttatgatTTCTCAATCATTTAACTTGTGCGTTCGGATTGATTAATGTTGAACTTTGGTAATTGAGGGGTCGTTTGTTTGATGAAACCTATCCACATGTAGGATGAGTAAACGGCAATCAGACCTGTTATCTTCAAATTTAGCTATGTTTTGAGGAAAAATTATTACACATTTGTGTTTGCAAAATTACTTGGGGATAATTTCATCCTTGATCCTAGTATTGTTACATGTAGATGAAGGAATTCGGGTGAGGAGGGCTTTATCGTGTGTTTGGGGAATCAAGACTTGTGTTTTCACATTGTCCAAATGTCCAGTTTTTCATTCAGTTCATGCTTGATACATGAACCCCAATTTAAGGGATTAATCTCAGTTGGATACCGTGCCTTAACTTTTAAAGTTTATTGACCATAAGACGTGTTGGTCGGATTTTCCTACCTTTCCTTTACCGCAGTCTTACTTGACAAAGCGACTGAATCTTCATTTAAGGATGAGTATTATCTTTGGCTTGCCTTTATCAGCACTTGCTTACGACAGCACTCAACAGAGTCGTATCCTGAACGTTTCTTGTATCTCTGTACTAGAAGTGGTTAAGTTATTTCGAGAGGATCCCAGCTTGACTTGACTGTCACAGCTTTAAGCACCTCCATCAAGTGATGCGATTCTGGAAAATTTTCTATCTTAATTCTCGTGTGGAATGGCATGAACCAAATGGGCAGAACTTCCACTGTCCCCTGCTAATGTGCAATTTTGAGAGTTTAACCCTAAAAAATAGACGTGGATTGGTGCCGCATCAAGGAATTTTATATTTGTTCATCTCTACTAAATGTTAATGATGGgctgtttgaattttttttcttgttccTACTCTGCTTTTCACCTGTCTAGAACGATACTATGGTTTAGCCTCGTGCATTTTTCCGAATTGAAGTTCAATTTATTGCTGACGATGACCATCATTGAACCAGGTTGTCCTGGCATCTCAAC comes from Henckelia pumila isolate YLH828 chromosome 4, ASM3356847v2, whole genome shotgun sequence and encodes:
- the LOC140866803 gene encoding uncharacterized protein, coding for MEISVISDAISSVVYSTQGLAFSNFLLNRPCNVLSPSDASSDQPPSPPPSSAAPFRILAAGPPPTRTLTKPRIRRTRRVKRKSLISDYDVSGGDGFFVFSDGGDFNNGDGYFGAGGGGRGWNFGGYGGANWEESSGNSISDPAFDFVYEILCWIAMSNCLHFAFKKVVRNVADGFGDPARGKVVPMPLTPVC
- the LOC140865580 gene encoding 2-hydroxy-palmitic acid dioxygenase mpo1, with the translated sequence MGLFDLEKHFAFYGAYHSNPINILIHMIFVWPILFTSSVLLYFTPPLFKLSAIQSLDNSFLIFNYGFLSTVIYAFYYVGLDKKAGSLAAFLVVLCWIGSSALAQSLGFSLAWRVVLASQLLCWTGQFIGHGVFEKRAPALLDNLAQAFLMAPFFVLLEALQSFFGYEPYPGFHARVQAEIDANIEEWKEKKDKKIS